In Fundulus heteroclitus isolate FHET01 unplaced genomic scaffold, MU-UCD_Fhet_4.1 scaffold_899, whole genome shotgun sequence, a genomic segment contains:
- the LOC105920032 gene encoding urokinase plasminogen activator surface receptor, translated as MHFVTLIVGIWLLPKANTLKCYECTPEITGTCTDQAKECTSTDNRCAAMTVLTYTGDSKPREIKAKSCTKAEGCVNGSVNFGFSKTVVECCASDLCNTKHVSDPKSIPNGKKCYSCEGQKCTKTLNCEGDQDYCIKTRVNFGGETLTLKGCASKMVCDENALASLQTVIGPGSSCCQGDYCNSASSASAGLPLLLMSLSCLVLLI; from the exons ATGCACTTTGTCACACTAATTGTTGGGATCTGGCTTCTTCCAAAAG CCAACACCCTGAAATGTTATGAGTGTACGCCAGAAATCACTGGAACCTGCACTGATCAAGCAAAAGAATGCACCTCAACAGATAATCGATGTGCAGCAATGACAGTACTGACATATACAG GTGATTCTAAACCCAGAGAGATCAAGGCTAAATCGTGTACTAAGGCTGAAGGTTGTGTGAACGGCTCAGTCAACTTTGGATTTAGCAAAACTGTGGTGGAGTGCTGCGCCTCAGACCTTTGCAACACCAAACATGTCTCAG ACCCCAAGTCGATTCCAAACGGCAAAAAGTGCTACAGTTGTGAAGGACAGAAATGTACTAAAACCCTAAACTGTGAAGGGGATCAGGACTACTGCATCAAAACAAGAG TGAATTTTGGAGGGGAAACTCTGACCCTGAAAGGCTGTGCCTCCAAGATGGTGTGCGACGAAAATGCCCTTGCATCACTTCAAACTGTTATTGGACCAGGAAGCAGCTGCTGCCAGGgggattactgcaacagtgccAGCAGTGCAAGTGCTGGCCTGCCGCTGTTGCTCATGTCACTCTCATGTTTGGTCTTgttaatttag